TGAATTCATCCCTCAATCAACCGTTGGATGCTCAGATTAAACTGCTGCAAGTCCGCGACCTGAGCGAGCAGGAAATTATTGTCAAGCTGGCCAGTCGGGAGGCGTTTGAAACCGCCAATGTCGAACGGTTGTTTTTCCTGTCAGGCATCCGGTTTGAGGTGGTTCTGGATGACCCGGCCAACCCCCATGTCCGGCTGACCACGCAGGAAAACGTTCGCGAGCCTTACCTTAATTTTCTGATTGAAACCCAGTGGCCCACGGGCCGGATGCTGCGTGAATATACGGTGCTGATGGACCTCCCCACCTTCAGTGAACGCAATCAGCGCGCAGTCACTGCGCCCGCCCAGCAACAGGCACCCGTAAGTCAGGCCGCCCCACAGGTCAAGCCCAGACCCACCGTCAAAGCGGCTCAGCCCGCGCCCGCCGCACGCCCTGAGCGTCCGATGCAGGGCGGCGCTGGAACTTATGCCGTTGGTGCGGGCGACACCCTTTGGGAAATCGCATTGCAGGCGCGTCCTGATCGCAGTTATTCGGTCCAGCAGACCATGTTGGCGATCCAGCGTCTGAATCCGGACGCGTTCATCAATGGCAACATCAACCTGCTGCGCAAGGGGCAGGTATTGCGCTTGCCGGCGGCGGACGATATCGCCTCTCTGAGTACCCGCCAGGCCATCAATGAAGTCGCTTATCAGAACAGCCAGTGGGATGGTGGAGCAGCGTTGGATGCCAGCCGCCGCAGCGGACGGGTAACCGACGGCGCCGGCAGCCGTGAAGGCCGTGTGCAGTTGTCGTCTGGTGGTGCCACGGAAAATGCCGAAACCGGTCGTGGCAGCGGTCGTGCTGCCGCACTGGAGAACGAGCTGGCCATTACTCAAGAGCAACTGGATGCAGCCCAGCGTGAAAACAGCGATTTGCGTTCGCGCATTGGCGATCTGGAAGAGCAGATAGCAACCATGGCGCGCCTGATCGAGGTGAGCAACGATGAAATGGTTGCTCTGCAGCAGGCCATGGCCAAAGGCGAACCTTTACCTGAGTCAGCACCGGTTGAAGAGACCGCCGAGCAGCCAGCGCCTGAAGCAACACCGGCGCCCGCTGCCGAACCCGAGCAACCTAAGCCGGCCGCCACAACCGTAGTCCGGCAAGCGCAGCCTGAGCCTGGCATCGTGGACATGCTGATCGACAACATTCTCTACATTGGCGTTGCCATTCTGGCTTTGCTGGGTGGTTTGTTGTTCTGGCGCCGCAAGCAGGCCCAGGAGGCTGAAGAGCAGGCCGCCTTCGATGCGTTCCTCGAAGAGGACGAACCCGAGTCGGAAGAGCAGGACTTTGATCTGGCCCACGAGCCGGATTTCGAAGAGCTGCCCGAGGCCGATGAAGAGCCCGAAGAATCGTTTGAAGAGTTGGAAACCGCCGAGGCAGAAACAGCCGATGTGGCTGGCGAAGCCGATATTTACATTGCCTACGGAAAATACGATCAGGCCGAAGAGATGCTGCTCAAGGCCCTCGAGCGCGAGCCCGGCCGGACGGATATCACGCTGAAACTGCTTGAGGTGTATGCCGAAACGCAAAATCTGGAAGCCTTTGACCGCCACTTTGCCGGTGTAATGGATGGCGATGATATGGCGGCCCAGCAGCGCGGAGAAGAATTGCGCGCATCGATCCCGGGCGCCGGTGAGTTTGATCGCACCCAGGTGCAGCCCTTGGCTGCGGCCGGCGCTGCAGGCGTTGCCGCGGCAGTGGCGCTGGATGACGAAGACCCGTTATTGAGCTTGGCGGAAGAGGGTGCAGAGGATGAGGTTGATCCCCTGCTCAGTCTTGCGGAAGAGGGCGCCGAGGATGATGAGTTCAGTGCCTTGCAGGGCCTGGAAGAAGAGGATCTGGCGTTGGATCTGGATCTCGATGCAGAGGACAGCGCTCTCGATGACTTGGATTTCTCCCTGGATGGTCTGGACGAGACTCCGGCGCCCGCCAGCGATGCCGATCTGACCGAGGAATTCTCGCTCGATCTGGATGACAGCGATAGCGCGACTGAGACCGAAGAATTTTCTTTGGATCTGGATGACTCGGGCGCTGACAGTGTTGAAGAAGAGTTCTCCCTGGATCTGGATGAGGCAGTTTCAGCCGACGATGAATTGGCGCTGGATCTGGGCGATGACGACCTCAACCTGGATCTGGGTGATCTGGATGAAGCCGGTGAGCAGCCTGCAGAAGAGGCCTTGTCGCTGGATGATGAATTTGAATTGAGCCTGGATGCCGAGCCTGAGACTGAACTGCCGGCAGCCGATGAGAGTTTCGATTTATCCCTTGAGGACGAAGTGGCTCTCGAAGCCGAGGCGCCAGCCGAAGAGGCATTCAGTCTGGACGACGCACTGTCGCTGGACGAGCCTGTGGCAGACGCTGCGCCCGAGACGCTGGATGATCTGGATGCCGGTGACGCCGACACGTTGACGGTAGAGGCCGATGATTTTGAAGCCGATGCCAATCTGGGCGATATGGATCTGGAGGCGCTGGATCAGGAAATGGCCTCGTTGTCGGCCGATCTTGATCTGGATGATGACTTGTCCGCATTGGATATGGGGGCCGAGGAGCCTGCCACCGACGAGCCGGAGGAGTTTGATATTTCCGCCG
This region of Simiduia agarivorans SA1 = DSM 21679 genomic DNA includes:
- a CDS encoding FimV/HubP family polar landmark protein → MRLRKLALAVGATAALCSNLALALGLGEITLNSSLNQPLDAQIKLLQVRDLSEQEIIVKLASREAFETANVERLFFLSGIRFEVVLDDPANPHVRLTTQENVREPYLNFLIETQWPTGRMLREYTVLMDLPTFSERNQRAVTAPAQQQAPVSQAAPQVKPRPTVKAAQPAPAARPERPMQGGAGTYAVGAGDTLWEIALQARPDRSYSVQQTMLAIQRLNPDAFINGNINLLRKGQVLRLPAADDIASLSTRQAINEVAYQNSQWDGGAALDASRRSGRVTDGAGSREGRVQLSSGGATENAETGRGSGRAAALENELAITQEQLDAAQRENSDLRSRIGDLEEQIATMARLIEVSNDEMVALQQAMAKGEPLPESAPVEETAEQPAPEATPAPAAEPEQPKPAATTVVRQAQPEPGIVDMLIDNILYIGVAILALLGGLLFWRRKQAQEAEEQAAFDAFLEEDEPESEEQDFDLAHEPDFEELPEADEEPEESFEELETAEAETADVAGEADIYIAYGKYDQAEEMLLKALEREPGRTDITLKLLEVYAETQNLEAFDRHFAGVMDGDDMAAQQRGEELRASIPGAGEFDRTQVQPLAAAGAAGVAAAVALDDEDPLLSLAEEGAEDEVDPLLSLAEEGAEDDEFSALQGLEEEDLALDLDLDAEDSALDDLDFSLDGLDETPAPASDADLTEEFSLDLDDSDSATETEEFSLDLDDSGADSVEEEFSLDLDEAVSADDELALDLGDDDLNLDLGDLDEAGEQPAEEALSLDDEFELSLDAEPETELPAADESFDLSLEDEVALEAEAPAEEAFSLDDALSLDEPVADAAPETLDDLDAGDADTLTVEADDFEADANLGDMDLEALDQEMASLSADLDLDDDLSALDMGAEEPATDEPEEFDISADLGIENGADELPPLTDDDSFDEAMMADDEAADEDAELGFLADSDEVATKLDLARAYIDMGDSEGARDILSEVLEEGDDKQKGEAEELMGRIG